One segment of Romeriopsis navalis LEGE 11480 DNA contains the following:
- a CDS encoding PAS domain-containing sensor histidine kinase yields the protein MAQNYWLQPEQPAPLPKVNTPIRQVLEQPLEQLRRQHQLILNAVGEGIYGLDLDGYVTFVNPAAAAMINWPMEDLIGKSMHTVMHHSHVDGSHYPREACPIYAAFQDGSIRRITHEVFWRKDGTSFPVEYISTPMHDEAGQLIGAVVTFRDITQRRWAEDVLQRTNEELEQKVQKRTAKLRQANEQLRELSDMRSRFVSMVCHEFRNPLNNIILSVSSLNRYDSQLQPAEKADYLLNIQANVDRMTAMIDDILVIGKIEAKVLDIHPTQFELVAFCRHLIDEPEYQRPQRPVEFACRSRQIMANLDQQLLRSILSNLLSNAIRYTPDENPIHIKLAKRQNQIILQVQDQGIGICPADRRDLFEPFHRGRNVSNIPGTGLGLSIVKQFVDLLHGTIEFSSQLGTGTTFIVRLPLTYLAI from the coding sequence ATGGCGCAAAACTACTGGCTCCAACCAGAACAACCGGCTCCGCTGCCAAAGGTCAACACGCCCATTCGTCAAGTCTTAGAACAACCCTTAGAACAACTGCGTCGCCAACATCAACTCATTCTGAATGCCGTTGGTGAGGGCATTTATGGTCTTGATCTCGATGGTTATGTCACCTTCGTCAATCCTGCTGCCGCCGCCATGATCAATTGGCCAATGGAAGACCTGATTGGTAAATCCATGCATACGGTCATGCACCATTCCCATGTTGACGGGAGCCACTATCCGCGTGAAGCCTGCCCGATTTATGCGGCCTTCCAAGATGGCAGTATCCGCCGCATCACCCACGAGGTATTTTGGCGCAAAGATGGCACGAGTTTTCCGGTCGAATATATCAGCACGCCGATGCACGATGAAGCCGGACAGCTAATTGGGGCCGTCGTCACCTTTCGGGACATTACCCAACGACGCTGGGCGGAAGATGTGTTGCAGCGCACCAATGAAGAACTGGAGCAAAAAGTCCAAAAACGCACCGCCAAACTCCGCCAAGCCAACGAGCAGCTCCGCGAACTCAGTGACATGCGATCGCGCTTTGTCTCGATGGTCTGCCACGAATTCCGCAATCCCCTGAACAACATCATCCTTTCCGTTTCCTCACTCAATCGCTACGATAGCCAACTGCAACCCGCCGAAAAAGCCGACTACCTGCTGAATATTCAAGCCAATGTCGATCGGATGACCGCGATGATCGACGACATTTTAGTGATCGGCAAGATCGAGGCCAAAGTGCTCGATATTCATCCGACCCAATTTGAGTTAGTGGCGTTTTGTCGCCACCTGATCGACGAACCGGAATATCAACGCCCCCAGCGACCGGTCGAATTCGCCTGTCGCAGTCGCCAAATCATGGCCAATCTCGATCAACAATTACTGCGATCGATTCTGAGTAATCTCCTGTCCAACGCCATTCGCTATACCCCCGACGAAAATCCGATTCACATCAAACTGGCCAAGCGTCAGAATCAAATCATCCTGCAAGTCCAAGACCAAGGCATCGGCATTTGCCCAGCCGATCGGCGTGATCTATTTGAACCCTTTCACCGAGGCCGCAACGTCAGCAATATTCCCGGCACCGGACTCGGTCTAAGTATTGTTAAACAATTTGTTGACCTGCTGCACGGAACCATTGAATTCAGTAGCCAATTAGGCACTGGCACGACCTTTATTGTCCGTTTACCGCTAACTTATTTAGCAATTTAA